A single region of the Austwickia chelonae genome encodes:
- a CDS encoding hemerythrin domain-containing protein — MCQYCGCQDIETIGRLMEEHLQIQNCCGSVKTCIERGDTARAYDTVVHLAQILRVHNAVEEGALYPAMNRFEEYAEKTAVLYDEHDDVDAVIDEILDLGRSGRADQIDWTSALATFDVLYEHIIHEDNGLFPAAAVALDAQDWERCERARSDEENAER; from the coding sequence ATGTGCCAATACTGCGGATGCCAGGACATCGAGACGATCGGGCGGCTCATGGAGGAACACCTCCAGATCCAGAACTGCTGTGGCTCGGTGAAGACCTGTATCGAACGTGGTGACACCGCCCGTGCCTACGACACGGTGGTACATCTGGCCCAGATCCTCCGCGTCCATAATGCTGTCGAGGAGGGCGCCCTCTACCCCGCGATGAACCGCTTCGAGGAATACGCGGAGAAGACCGCAGTCCTCTACGACGAACACGACGACGTCGACGCGGTCATCGACGAGATCCTCGACCTTGGTAGGTCGGGTCGTGCCGATCAGATCGACTGGACATCGGCGCTGGCGACCTTCGACGTCCTGTACGAACACATCATCCATGAGGACAACGGACTCTTCCCTGCAGCGGCGGTAGCCTTGGACGCCCAGGACTGGGAACGGTGTGAGCGCGCTCGCAGTGACGAGGAGAACGCAGAACGTTGA